DNA from Rhodopirellula bahusiensis:
AGTTCGAACCGAGGCGGCGGCTTCGAATGTGACGCGAGCGATGCTGCCTAGTTCGCCTTCTTCGACGGGCGTCAGGTTCATCGTGATGATGCGTTGTTCGCCGGCTGGCAAGGCACCGAGTTCCCACATCAACGCGTCACCTTGCATGACGGGATTACCGGAGGCATCGTTGAAACGCATGCCAGCGGGAATGGTGTCGTGAACTCGAACGCCCAAGGCTTCCGCGGTTCCGACGTTTTGAACGTTGAGTTTGAAGGTCGCGGGTTGTCCCACTTTGACTTCCGGTGGTGCTTCTTTGTGAATGACGATGCTTGGTGTTTGCATGCCTTCCAGTCGACGCTCGCCGGGCATCGCGTAAGCGGCTGGTTGTGCAGCGATGGACGTGTTGCCTGCATACTCATTGCCGGCTCCTGGGGCTGCGTAGCCGGAAGCTGGGAGATTGCGTTGGCTTGCAAAACGAGTTGAAGCGGCAGGTGCCGGTTCTTCGTAGGCTGCATTGCCACGAGCAAAGTTATCGTTGGGTGCGTTGGCTCCATAAGCCGATGGCTCAGGCGAACCGAACTGGTCGCTACCAGCGAATTGGTCCGACCCAGCGAATTGGTTGGGGGCTCCGTAAGGTTCGGCGGCCGGTGCGGAGCGAAGGTCGTTGTTGTAGTTCGCGTCATTTCCTGAACGCATGTTGTTGGCGTTCATTGGTTCAGGCTGACCAAACTGGCCTGGTTGTTCGGGAGCCATGTCGTTTGGCATTTGGTCAAGAGCGTCGCCGGGCATCGAGCCATACGGCGAGTCGCCTGGCTGAGCGAACGTCGCGGCTGATTGAGATTGAGGTGCTGGCAAGTTCGGCAACGGGGCGTTCCCCATGGACGCCGGTTCTGGCATCTGCATCGGCTCAGCCATTCCGCTCATCGCGGGACCGTCGTTCATTCGCATGTCGTTGACAGGAATGTCGGAAGGGCGTTCGTTGCTCATCGCTTGGCCGACTGCGGGCATGCCGCCAAAAGCCATCGCGGGCATGGCCATCGCTGGGCCAGCGTTGTTTTGTGCGTCTGATGGAGCGGCTGCTTCTGGTTCAGCCGGCATCGTCATCGACATGTTCATGTCAGGCATTCCGAATCCACCGGTCATCGACAGGTCGGCTTCAGGCATCGAGTTCACCGGGGCGTCGGCGGGAGGCGCATCCATCGGCGGCATTTCCATTGCCATCGCTGGCATGGTCATGCTTGGGCCGGATTCAGCAGTCGGGCTTTGCGAAGCCGCTACTTGGGGTGCGGGTTCCGGAATCGACAACGGCGATAGACTGTCCAGCGATTCGTTGTGGCTGGCCATTTCGACTGGCTGCGACACGTAGGTTTCGTCGGAGTAGCCGGCTTGGTGAATCGCACCTGGATCCGACGAGTCGTCAAAAGCCGCGAGGAAGTTTTGCGGCGCGGTGTCGTTGGGACCCGTTTCGCTCGTGCCGGGCATCGAGATCGGTGCTGGCATTTCGGATTGCCAGCGGGGAGCGTCGAGGGTTGGCACGTTCTGATCGGCCAGGTCCACGTCACTGGGAAGGTTACTGCGTTGAGCTTGCGCGGCGGCGAGAGCTCCGAGAAGAATCGTCGCGATTCCACCGGTGAGTCGGTAGCCAATTCGTTTGCCGAAAATTTCCATCGTTCGCATTCCTTTGCGTGTCTTTCGCTTCATCCTGGCGAAAGTCTGGTTCCAGGCATGTCGGGGTATCAAATCCCGCGGCCATGAAACAAGCCCAGAAAATAGTCGGAGCAGTGAATTCATGGTCCAGGCATTCACATGCCTTGGTTCTCCGGCCGCGGTCAGTTCCGCGACTTGTATCCGGAAGCGGTCGAATTCATCGCAACGGATTCCTGTTCCTTTCAAAGGCAGCAACACGACATTCGATTGATTGGTTGATCCTTCGCTTTCTTGGCGAGGATTCAGTCAGTTGCGTCGGAACGAGTTGTCTTAAGAAACTTTGCCGAGGTGGGGTGTGATGGATCTTCCCTGCGGGGGCACGTGTGCACAATTGACGCAATGCTGTGCTAGGAGCGAGCGTTTTGCGTCAGGGCCTGCGAATATTCTGCTGTGAAAAATGAAATGAATATTGTCAAAACTCGGTTTGCAGTCAGATTGCGGCTTTTTCTTGCTGTCGGTTTCCTGTCCATAGATCTAGTTTGGCGGGGTGTGCTATCGCCTTGCTAGGTGTTCGGCAAGCAATTTTCGTGCTTTTGAATTGAGGAGAGTTTTTGATGTTAAAGAATTTTGTTGCCGTTGCTGCTTTGATTTTTTGTCTCGGCGGAGTGGTCGGTTGTGGGCCGAGCAACGAGCTGACCGTCTCGGAAGTTGACGACAGCGTTGTTCACACCGAAGAGCAAATGGCGGAAATGGAAGCCTCCAATGCCGCTGACATGATGAGCAAGTAGCTCGTCGCGATTGGCCGAGGACCGGCCCTTCGCATCATTTGTCTCCAGTTCTGGAGCATTTCTTTCGAGCACTCGCGTCGAGTGCTCCTGTCGTTCCCTTCTTTTTAAAAGGGCGTTTTCAATGAAACGCAATTCTTCTCAGGGCTTCACGCTCGTCGAACTATTGGTCGTGATCGCGATCATCGGCGTGCTCGTGGGGCTGTTATTGCCCGCCGTCCAGGCAGCACGCGAAGCCGCACGGCGTATGCAGTGCAGCAATAATTTCAAGCAAATTGGCTTGGGTCTTCACAACTACCATTCGGCTTACAATCGATTGCCGACGCAAAGTGGTGGGACGTTTGGCAACCCAGGTAACCGTCATCTTTTGAGTTTTTTGGTTGGTCTCACCCCATTCATTGAACAGCAAGGTTTGTGGGAACAAATTGCCAATCCCCGCGCGACGAACCACAACGGTTCGACTCGCGGGACTCCGTTTCCACCGATGGGGCCGGTGCCTTGGGATCGAAACTACACGCCATGGTTGACGCAAGTGGGCACGTTCCGCTGCCCGAGTGATCCGAATGTTCCTCCAGGAAACTTCGAAGCGTTCACGAACTATGCGGCGTGTATCGGCGACGGGATCGCCAGCAACAACCACTCCTGCGTCAATCAGGATGGGTCCGAGGCAACCTGGTGTACGCCACGACGCGGCGGGATGGACCGAGGGTTCTTTGTCACACGACGTGAGACTCGTTTCCGAGATGTGCTGGATGGTTTGAGCAACACGATCGCTTGCGGTGAGATTGTCACGGACAACAACACCCTCGAGATCAACACGGTTGTGATCAACCGCGGCAGCAATGCGGCATTCTTCAGCGACCCTGCTGTTTGCGAGGACACGATTGATCCCAATCGACCTCAATTCCACGTCGCAGGAACTAATGCCAACAACTGGGCCACTTCACAGCGGCACGGGATGCGTTGGGCGGATGGGCGTCCCGTGATGTCCAGCGTCAACACGATCATGGGTCCCAACGGAGTGAGCTGTGCCTACGCGGGTGACGGGTCGGACTGCATGGTCACGGTCGGCAGTCGCCACCAAGGTGGTGCTCACGTGTTGATGGGTGACGGAGCCGTTCGCTTCATAACCGATTCGATCGACGCCGGGAATTCGCGAGCGAATTCGCCAAACTGGCCTGTTGGATCGTCGACAACATTGCCGGGGATGCAAAGCCCTTACGGTTTGTGGGGAGCTTTGGGGACCAAGGCGGCGAAGGAAACCGAGGGACTCGAGTAGTACTCGATCTCCCTGAAGCCAACATCACAAACGCTCGCGACGATTCATTTCGTTGCGAGCGTTTTTTTGTGCGCCGGGGAAAGGAATCGCGAGCGTTCGATCGATCGTGAATCGGCGATTTGAGATCGAAAGAGGCCTAAGTTTCCCAGCTTTCCATGTTCGCGTTGACACCATTTGCGTGAGTTTCCTAGTGTCCGCCCATGGTCTGTTTCAATCGTTCGTCCGCACGACCGATTCTTCGTTCACAATCGCCTCCTTGGGCGAGCGTTCGTTGCTGCGCTTCGCTGATCACATTGTTGCTGTTGTGTTGCCCTTCGTCGGGGTGCATCACCGCTCGGTATCTCGAAAACCGATCGATTCGCGATAACGCGCTGACCAATTCTTTGCACCTGCTCCGGTGGCGCGGCCCGGAGATCAGTGTCCGAACGCAAAGCACGCTGCGTCGATACGGGTTGATCGAAACCTATCAGGACGACAGCCAGATCTGTCTCCACCGACTGCAATCGCTCAACGCACAAAACCCCGACACTGAGCTCGCTTACGCTCTTTCAGAGTTGTCTTACGTCGAAGGGAAAATCGCGGATCGAGACGGTCGTTCCAGTGACGCGATGAACCACTATGGCGTGGCTCTGACGACCAGCTACCGGTACTTGTTCGGCAATCAGCTCGGCGAAGTCCGCAATCAGTACGATCCCCAGTTCCGCGCCGTTTGTGATTTGTACAACGAGTCGCTGGAAGATTTGTTGCGATTGTTGTGCGCCGAGAATCGCTTGCGTCCTGGCCAGACTTACACGATCCAAACCGCGAATCAAAAGTTCGTGATACGAGCGGAAATGCGTGGTGCTTGGAAGGAAGACGAATTCGATCACTACGAATTCGTGAGCGACTACGACATCAAGACACTGAACAATCGACACACCACCTACGGTTTGGGAGTGCCGTTGATCGCGGTTCGCAAGCCACGTGGCGAAGGGCATCCCGAGGAGAAGTACTATCCGGAAGGCTTGAGCTATGCGGTGACGGCGTTGCTTCGGTGTTCAACGGAACCTTCCCGAAAGGGGGGAGGTGCGAACGCTTATCAAGGCATGGCACGGGCAGGCAACGCGTCGTCCATTCAGCAGGTATCTCATACGAACGAGTTTGGTGCTGCCGACGAGACCGCCGTTTGTGTGCTTGAATTCTTTGATCCGTTGCGAGCCAATCAAATTCAATTGGCCAATGACTGGGTTCCATTAGAAACAGACCTGACGACGCCGCTGGCGTACTTCTTGGACAGCGAAGAATATCGCAAACGCGATCGCGCGACGGAAGGTTTGCTGGATCCAGACGACGCTCAGCAGAAACGCGGGCTGTACATGTTGGAGCCCTACGACCCCAACCGAATTCCCGTGTTGATGGTGCATGGGCTTTGGTCCAGTCCGCTGACGTGGATGGACATGTTCAATGACCTGCGGAGCTTCCCCGAAATTCGCGAACGCTATCAGTTTTGGTTCTACCTGTATCCGTCCGGGCAACCGTTCTGGATCAGCGCGACGCAGTTGCGAGGCGATCTTTTCGCGATGCGACAGACGTTTGATCCCGCCGGGCAGGACCGAGCGGTCGATCACACCGTCCTGGTTGGACACAGCATGGGTGGGCTGGTCAGCCGGATGCAGACGATCGACAGCGGCGATGATTTTTGGAATCTGGTCAGCGACAAACCAAAAGAGAAGCTGCGTGGTCCGCCGCAGGACATCAACAAGCTGGTCAGTGCCCTTGAGTTTCGACCGAACCAATCCGTTGGACGCGTGATCACAATTGGAACGCCGCACCGCGGGA
Protein-coding regions in this window:
- a CDS encoding COG1361 S-layer family protein; amino-acid sequence: MKRKTRKGMRTMEIFGKRIGYRLTGGIATILLGALAAAQAQRSNLPSDVDLADQNVPTLDAPRWQSEMPAPISMPGTSETGPNDTAPQNFLAAFDDSSDPGAIHQAGYSDETYVSQPVEMASHNESLDSLSPLSIPEPAPQVAASQSPTAESGPSMTMPAMAMEMPPMDAPPADAPVNSMPEADLSMTGGFGMPDMNMSMTMPAEPEAAAPSDAQNNAGPAMAMPAMAFGGMPAVGQAMSNERPSDIPVNDMRMNDGPAMSGMAEPMQMPEPASMGNAPLPNLPAPQSQSAATFAQPGDSPYGSMPGDALDQMPNDMAPEQPGQFGQPEPMNANNMRSGNDANYNNDLRSAPAAEPYGAPNQFAGSDQFAGSDQFGSPEPSAYGANAPNDNFARGNAAYEEPAPAASTRFASQRNLPASGYAAPGAGNEYAGNTSIAAQPAAYAMPGERRLEGMQTPSIVIHKEAPPEVKVGQPATFKLNVQNVGTAEALGVRVHDTIPAGMRFNDASGNPVMQGDALMWELGALPAGEQRIITMNLTPVEEGELGSIARVTFEAAASVRTRSTRPELKVTQHAPAKVLIGQQLEIELEVSNVGSGAATNVVLREDVPEGMDHPGGRELDSFLNTLRPGEVRREVLRMRAVEPGVIRNTVELVSDDAEPTSHTVEVEVVAPAIDVRLTGPGLRFLERQATYEVELINRGTAPATNVEIIARLDRGFTFVGTENAGYYDPNRHAVLWSVASLPPGKPAKVPLTLLPVEEGEQAIQLEASADLNSRATSESTVRVESQAELSFSISDLADPIEQGAETTYEIRVQNTGSRNDSNVQVRLMVPRGMEVLGADAEVRPDGQGGMVFAPENELPAGSELTYRIRVRGDAADTHLVKAIVTSDQSPKPVTKEESTMVYADR
- a CDS encoding DUF1559 domain-containing protein, whose protein sequence is MKRNSSQGFTLVELLVVIAIIGVLVGLLLPAVQAAREAARRMQCSNNFKQIGLGLHNYHSAYNRLPTQSGGTFGNPGNRHLLSFLVGLTPFIEQQGLWEQIANPRATNHNGSTRGTPFPPMGPVPWDRNYTPWLTQVGTFRCPSDPNVPPGNFEAFTNYAACIGDGIASNNHSCVNQDGSEATWCTPRRGGMDRGFFVTRRETRFRDVLDGLSNTIACGEIVTDNNTLEINTVVINRGSNAAFFSDPAVCEDTIDPNRPQFHVAGTNANNWATSQRHGMRWADGRPVMSSVNTIMGPNGVSCAYAGDGSDCMVTVGSRHQGGAHVLMGDGAVRFITDSIDAGNSRANSPNWPVGSSTTLPGMQSPYGLWGALGTKAAKETEGLE
- a CDS encoding esterase/lipase family protein; this translates as MLCCPSSGCITARYLENRSIRDNALTNSLHLLRWRGPEISVRTQSTLRRYGLIETYQDDSQICLHRLQSLNAQNPDTELAYALSELSYVEGKIADRDGRSSDAMNHYGVALTTSYRYLFGNQLGEVRNQYDPQFRAVCDLYNESLEDLLRLLCAENRLRPGQTYTIQTANQKFVIRAEMRGAWKEDEFDHYEFVSDYDIKTLNNRHTTYGLGVPLIAVRKPRGEGHPEEKYYPEGLSYAVTALLRCSTEPSRKGGGANAYQGMARAGNASSIQQVSHTNEFGAADETAVCVLEFFDPLRANQIQLANDWVPLETDLTTPLAYFLDSEEYRKRDRATEGLLDPDDAQQKRGLYMLEPYDPNRIPVLMVHGLWSSPLTWMDMFNDLRSFPEIRERYQFWFYLYPSGQPFWISATQLRGDLFAMRQTFDPAGQDRAVDHTVLVGHSMGGLVSRMQTIDSGDDFWNLVSDKPKEKLRGPPQDINKLVSALEFRPNQSVGRVITIGTPHRGSNLANTTTRWLAGLIIELPRMAVSTSTRLTRANPGFFRDTRLLTEANAVDSLAPDSPIFPVMLRAKRSPQVKYHNIVGVLEDPPLLAGRHHRGDGVVEYNSATMEDTESELVVDSTHTKLHMTGKAIFEVRRILLEHLDEVDSEDRLAWAPHSATPLMSDGASGMITDVAPNLSNGRPSVYQLMSSPPADATRR